A genome region from Cucurbita pepo subsp. pepo cultivar mu-cu-16 chromosome LG02, ASM280686v2, whole genome shotgun sequence includes the following:
- the LOC111788994 gene encoding palmitoyl-monogalactosyldiacylglycerol delta-7 desaturase, chloroplastic-like, which translates to MRNTKKVAFSMVKSKPSLLNRKWTILDRRSAGGVLFLHFLSLLAPFHCNWPAFWVAFALYFITGLFGVTLSYHRNLAHKSFKLPKWFEYLFAYLGVQAFQGDPIDWVSTHRYHHQFVDTDRDPHSPLDGFWFSHLAWMFDAYTLTKKVCPKNVQDFEERSTKRKRFRNVLVGYVKYGRPNNVEDLQKQGFYRFLRKTYILHPTALAIVLYATGGLPFVVWGMGVRLVWVLHITFFVNSACHIWGYRLWDTNDLSKNNWVIGLLAFGEGWHNNHHAFEYSARHGYEWWEFDLTWCVILFLQALGLATNVKLPSARHQQKLALNPKTSR; encoded by the exons ATGAGAAACACAAAGAAGGTGGCGTTTTCAATGGTGAAGTCCAAACCTTCTCTTCTAAACAGAAAATGGACAATTTTAGACAGACGTTCGGCTggtggtgttttgttcttgcatttcctctctctcttggCTCCATTTCACTGCAATTGGCCAGCCTTTTGGGTTGCCTTTGCACTCTATTTTATTACGGGGCTTTTCGGAGTAACGCTATCGTACCATAGAAATCTTGCACACAAAAGTTTCAAGCTTCCCAAATGGTTCGAGTACTTGTTTGCATATCTTGGAGTCCAGGCCTTCCAG GGTGATCCAATTGACTGGGTTAGTACACATAGATATCATCATCAATTCGTTGATACAGACCGAGATCCACATAGTCCTTTAGATGGGTTTTGGTTTAGTCATTTAGCTTGGATGTTCGACGCGTATACTTTGACGAAAAAAGTTTGCCCAAAAAACGTTCAAGATTTCGAGGAAAGAAGTACGAAACGAAAGCGTTTTAGAAATGTTTTAGTGGGATATGTGAAGTATGGAAGACCAAACAATGTGGAGGATTTACAAAAGCAAGGCTTTTATAGGTTTCTTCGAAAGACATACATTCTCCATCCCACAGCTCTTGCAATTGTCCTCTATGCAACTGGAGGCCTTCCCTTTGTTGTTTGGGGAATG GGAGTGAGGCTTGTTTGGGTGCTGCACATTACTTTCTTCGTAAATTCTGCCTGCCACATATGGGGCTACCGACTGTGGGACACAAATGATTTGTCGAAGAACAATTG GGTGATAGGGTTGCTTGCCTTCGGGGAGGGTTGGCACAACAACCACCATGCTTTTGAATATTCAGCTCGACATGGCTATGAATGGTGGGAGTTTGACTTGACATGGTGCGTTATTTTGTTCCTTCAAGCCCTTGGATTGGCAACTAATGTGAAGTTACCCTCCGCACGCCATCAGCAAAAATTagccctaaaccctaaaacaagTCGATGA